In Calothrix sp. PCC 7507, one DNA window encodes the following:
- a CDS encoding DUF2281 domain-containing protein, producing the protein MRRRSPSQASLPPEKQQEVLNFIEFLQSQLAQQNTNIEQIQPISFLAADQQFTGCVDGGPGDLATNKQYLEGLGTE; encoded by the coding sequence ATGCGTAGGCGTAGCCCGTCGCAGGCATCCCTCCCGCCAGAGAAGCAACAAGAGGTCTTAAATTTTATTGAGTTTCTGCAAAGTCAGCTAGCACAACAAAATACAAACATTGAACAAATTCAGCCTATTTCATTTTTGGCAGCAGATCAACAATTTACTGGTTGTGTTGATGGTGGCCCCGGTGATTTGGCGACAAACAAACAATATCTTGAAGGTTTAGGAACTGAATGA
- a CDS encoding type II restriction endonuclease, with protein sequence MCSYQNHLQSIDDLITTYEAIRAGFVALALEKNRRATPFVAEARALKEAASQAESPIELLKIKGIEMGLLTAAGLSDKSLAHLMSEDKVEAVNGLIKNFLEPAGANFPEELVFRFLLTRGDTLGGSMRNIGGVLAQRKLTRAILSTLTIAGTKYHWQHSKSKKWIAMTNNDSEIELSLRGISWESEIGNRTLIYNLTVPLVRSNVDLCLFNLAPAELAANKSSTIEPSVVAPYVIALGELKGGIDPAGADEHWKTAQAALNRIREAFSRVGHSPLTFFVGSAIARRMAGEIWNQLENGTLSNAANLNQEKQVASISRWLCSL encoded by the coding sequence ATGTGTTCCTATCAAAATCATCTTCAATCCATTGATGATCTTATAACAACTTATGAAGCAATTCGTGCAGGTTTTGTGGCTCTTGCACTGGAGAAAAATCGACGTGCTACGCCATTCGTCGCAGAAGCAAGGGCACTTAAAGAAGCTGCTAGTCAAGCTGAGAGTCCTATTGAATTGCTAAAGATTAAGGGCATTGAGATGGGATTGTTAACTGCGGCAGGCTTATCTGATAAATCTCTAGCGCACCTGATGTCAGAGGATAAGGTAGAGGCTGTAAATGGTCTGATCAAAAATTTTCTTGAACCAGCAGGTGCAAACTTTCCAGAAGAATTGGTTTTTAGATTTTTACTGACTCGTGGTGACACACTTGGTGGTTCAATGCGAAATATTGGAGGCGTGTTGGCACAAAGAAAGCTGACTCGTGCCATTCTCTCCACTCTCACGATCGCAGGTACAAAATACCACTGGCAACACTCAAAAAGTAAAAAGTGGATAGCCATGACAAATAATGACTCAGAAATTGAGTTATCTTTACGAGGAATAAGCTGGGAAAGCGAGATTGGTAATCGCACACTAATTTATAACCTGACTGTCCCGCTAGTTAGAAGTAATGTGGATCTATGTTTGTTTAACTTAGCCCCAGCAGAATTAGCAGCCAACAAATCTAGCACGATTGAACCATCTGTAGTTGCACCATACGTTATCGCCCTTGGTGAACTTAAAGGCGGTATAGATCCCGCAGGCGCAGATGAGCATTGGAAAACTGCACAAGCAGCACTAAATCGTATACGTGAAGCATTTTCGAGAGTAGGGCATTCACCTCTGACTTTCTTCGTAGGATCAGCGATCGCCAGAAGGATGGCAGGCGAAATCTGGAATCAATTGGAAAACGGCACTCTCAGTAACGCTGCTAATTTAAATCAAGAGAAGCAAGTTGCATCTATTTCTCGTTGGTTGTGCAGTCTATAA
- the ppk2 gene encoding polyphosphate kinase 2: protein MSIDEVENQQNNGLVQPALIENLLKDKDKKKSKKSKRIFDGSTEAFAKKIPKKTFETELEQLQIELVKMQYWIKHTGYRVVVIFEGRDAAGKGGVIKRIADPLNPRGCRVVALGTPSDREKTQWYFQRYVQHLPTAGEIVLFDRSWYNRAGVEKVMGFCTEAEYQEFMQSCPEFERMLVRSGIVLIKYWFSVSDEEQEKRFLSRSHDPARRWKLSPMDLESRDRWVEYSKAKDTMFAYTNIPEAPWFTIEADDKKRARLNCIHHLLSKVPYEDMTPPPLDLPSRPVAEDYIRAPRNEQFFVPQVY from the coding sequence ATGTCAATTGATGAAGTCGAAAACCAGCAAAATAATGGTCTAGTTCAACCTGCTTTAATAGAAAACCTACTAAAGGACAAAGACAAGAAAAAATCTAAAAAATCCAAACGGATTTTTGATGGTAGCACTGAAGCTTTTGCCAAAAAAATTCCCAAAAAAACTTTTGAAACTGAACTAGAACAACTCCAGATTGAGCTAGTCAAAATGCAATACTGGATTAAGCACACTGGCTATCGGGTTGTCGTCATATTTGAAGGGCGCGATGCTGCCGGCAAAGGAGGAGTAATTAAACGCATTGCTGATCCACTAAATCCTCGTGGCTGTCGTGTAGTGGCTCTAGGAACCCCCTCCGATCGCGAGAAAACTCAGTGGTATTTTCAGCGCTATGTGCAACATCTGCCGACAGCAGGCGAAATTGTCCTCTTCGATCGCAGTTGGTACAACCGAGCCGGAGTTGAAAAGGTAATGGGTTTTTGTACTGAAGCAGAATATCAAGAATTCATGCAATCTTGCCCAGAATTTGAACGAATGCTGGTGCGATCGGGCATTGTTTTAATTAAGTACTGGTTCTCAGTCAGCGATGAAGAACAAGAAAAACGCTTTCTTTCTCGGAGTCACGATCCAGCAAGGCGCTGGAAACTCAGCCCAATGGATTTGGAATCACGCGATCGCTGGGTAGAATATTCCAAAGCCAAAGATACCATGTTTGCTTACACAAATATTCCAGAAGCTCCCTGGTTTACAATTGAAGCAGATGATAAAAAACGGGCGCGGCTCAACTGCATTCATCATTTGTTGAGCAAAGTTCCTTACGAAGATATGACACCTCCTCCCTTAGACCTTCCGTCTAGACCTGTGGCTGAGGATTATATTCGCGCCCCCCGCAATGAGCAGTTTTTTGTCCCTCAAGTGTATTAA
- a CDS encoding helix-turn-helix domain-containing protein: MARLAPKELSLSDSEQNELQELIKGHKTAQQIVIRAKIILLASSGKNNGEIARILEISLDMTRLWRKRWLETEGAKLSAFQRLQDQERTGAPVKFSMEQVIELFALACSPPEDYGRTISHWTSRELTDEITKQGIIESISVRHVGRLLEEAQLKPHQSRYWLTPPPG; the protein is encoded by the coding sequence ATGGCAAGATTAGCTCCAAAAGAATTAAGTTTGAGTGATAGTGAGCAGAATGAACTACAAGAGTTGATAAAGGGACATAAGACAGCACAGCAAATCGTCATCCGAGCCAAAATTATTCTTCTGGCATCATCAGGGAAAAATAACGGCGAAATTGCTCGAATATTAGAGATTAGTCTAGATATGACTCGTTTATGGCGAAAGCGATGGTTGGAGACAGAGGGAGCAAAATTATCAGCTTTTCAAAGATTACAAGATCAAGAGCGTACTGGCGCACCAGTAAAATTTAGCATGGAACAAGTAATAGAGTTGTTTGCGCTTGCCTGTTCGCCGCCAGAAGATTACGGTCGGACAATAAGTCACTGGACATCTAGAGAACTGACAGATGAAATTACAAAACAAGGGATTATCGAAAGTATATCTGTTCGCCATGTGGGAAGACTATTAGAAGAAGCTCAATTGAAGCCACACCAAAGTCGGTACTGGCTGACTCCCCCCCCTGGATGA
- a CDS encoding DNA methyltransferase produces the protein MISLASVSNTVSEVESDGLGEIDNLDRQLYQCFQSKFLVHPSLTRLIVSFQANKTRPIYRWYKYKEAFSASLIEYLLQQYKITKGKVLDPFAGSGTALFAASEAGIDADGIELLSIGQQIINAKKLLDSEFTPEDFDRIKNWSKLQVWKRCEQKQDLPELRITKGAYAELTINAIEQYLAACKRENHRVQAVLNFALLCILESISYTRKDGQYLRWDYRSGRGQSKKPFNKGEILEFDNAIANKISEIIDDLLPSTQQIELFPIKNSQGQIHLYGGSCLEIMPRLANCVYDAIITSPPYCNRYDYTRTYALELALLGISEKELINLRQEMLSCTVENRPKDLLTINSDWKTALAIADSQNLLQAILKYLDNQKTKGALNNNGIPRMVRGYFYEMACVIQECFRVLKPGALLFMVNDNVRYAGASISVDMILSDFAEQLGFVIENILVLPSDKGNSSQQMGSHGRDPLRKCVYVWKKP, from the coding sequence GTGATCAGCCTAGCAAGTGTTTCTAATACCGTGTCCGAAGTGGAAAGTGATGGTTTAGGTGAAATTGACAATCTTGATAGGCAACTGTATCAGTGCTTCCAGAGTAAATTTTTAGTTCATCCTTCATTGACACGACTTATAGTTAGTTTTCAAGCTAACAAAACTAGACCTATCTATCGGTGGTATAAATATAAAGAAGCTTTCTCTGCATCTCTTATAGAATACCTATTGCAACAATATAAAATTACTAAAGGTAAGGTTTTAGATCCATTTGCAGGCAGTGGAACTGCGCTATTTGCTGCTAGCGAAGCTGGAATTGATGCTGACGGTATTGAATTATTGTCCATTGGTCAACAAATAATTAATGCTAAAAAGCTTTTAGATTCTGAATTCACTCCTGAAGATTTTGATAGGATCAAAAATTGGTCAAAGTTACAGGTTTGGAAGCGGTGTGAGCAGAAACAAGACTTACCAGAATTGAGAATCACAAAAGGAGCTTATGCTGAACTAACTATAAATGCAATTGAGCAGTATCTTGCAGCTTGCAAACGAGAAAATCATAGAGTCCAAGCAGTTTTAAACTTTGCCTTACTGTGCATTTTAGAATCCATAAGTTATACGCGTAAAGATGGACAGTATCTACGTTGGGATTATCGTTCTGGTCGTGGACAGAGCAAGAAACCTTTCAACAAAGGCGAAATTCTAGAGTTTGATAATGCGATCGCCAATAAAATAAGTGAAATTATTGATGATTTACTGCCTTCTACACAACAAATTGAGCTTTTCCCAATTAAAAATTCTCAAGGTCAAATTCATCTTTATGGAGGATCTTGTCTTGAGATTATGCCGCGCCTAGCCAATTGCGTATATGATGCAATTATTACATCTCCACCTTATTGCAATCGATACGACTATACTCGCACTTATGCACTGGAACTAGCTTTACTTGGTATTTCTGAAAAGGAGTTAATTAACCTTCGTCAGGAAATGCTAAGTTGTACAGTTGAAAATCGCCCCAAAGATTTATTGACTATCAACTCAGACTGGAAAACAGCCTTAGCTATTGCTGATTCACAGAATTTGTTGCAGGCTATCTTGAAATATTTAGATAACCAAAAAACAAAGGGTGCATTAAATAACAATGGTATACCAAGAATGGTCAGAGGATATTTTTATGAGATGGCGTGTGTAATACAAGAATGTTTTCGTGTTCTTAAACCAGGGGCACTTTTATTCATGGTTAACGACAATGTTCGTTATGCAGGGGCAAGCATTTCAGTAGATATGATTCTCTCTGATTTCGCCGAACAGCTAGGTTTTGTTATTGAAAATATTCTTGTTTTGCCAAGTGATAAAGGTAATAGTAGCCAGCAAATGGGAAGTCATGGACGCGATCCATTGCGTAAGTGCGTTTATGTATGGAAAAAGCCATAA
- a CDS encoding type II toxin-antitoxin system VapC family toxin, with product MNPVFVDTFYWIALANPRDAWHVRTQEIHKSLMQTKLITTDEVLTEFVNYFSTAGRYTRSGIYQLAQSILQNDRVQVIPQTRESFLGGLTLYSQRFDKGYSLTDCISMQTMSQLEIIGGY from the coding sequence ATGAATCCCGTTTTTGTAGACACGTTTTACTGGATAGCGCTTGCTAATCCACGAGATGCATGGCACGTCCGCACTCAAGAAATACACAAATCGCTGATGCAAACAAAACTGATTACAACCGATGAGGTGCTGACTGAGTTTGTAAATTATTTCTCAACTGCTGGTAGATACACCCGAAGCGGAATATATCAACTAGCACAAAGCATTCTGCAAAATGATCGGGTTCAAGTTATTCCACAAACACGCGAATCCTTTTTAGGTGGTCTAACTCTGTATTCTCAACGTTTCGATAAAGGCTATAGCTTGACAGATTGCATTTCTATGCAAACTATGAGCCAACTAGAGATTATAGGGGGGTACTGA